A genomic segment from Bradyrhizobium sp. CB1015 encodes:
- a CDS encoding branched-chain amino acid ABC transporter permease: MGLLYGLIAVGLALIFGLMDVTNFAHGEFLMIAMYLSFFLFAFFAIDPLLSAPLVAAALFIFGAIIYLLLVRFAMRAKANAGMVQIFTTFGLAIVMRGLAQYFFTPDYRSIPQSWLGGKTISIAGIFLPEPQLVGALVSIAAFGALYFFIHRTDFGRALEATREDPGAVALVGIDKNRVFAFGWGLGAALVGLAGAIMAVFFYIYPDVGASFALIAYVTVALGGFGSVFGAFAGGIIVGLVEAVTALVLPPSLKSVGIYAVYLLVVFIRPRGLFGSI; encoded by the coding sequence ATGGGCCTGCTCTACGGACTGATCGCGGTCGGCCTCGCGCTGATCTTCGGCCTGATGGACGTCACGAACTTCGCTCATGGCGAGTTCCTGATGATCGCGATGTATCTGTCCTTCTTCCTGTTCGCGTTCTTCGCCATCGATCCCTTGCTGTCGGCGCCGCTGGTCGCCGCGGCACTCTTCATCTTCGGAGCGATCATCTACCTGCTCCTTGTACGCTTCGCCATGCGGGCCAAGGCCAATGCCGGCATGGTGCAGATCTTCACCACCTTCGGCCTCGCCATCGTCATGCGCGGTCTCGCGCAGTACTTCTTCACGCCGGACTATCGCAGCATTCCGCAGTCCTGGCTCGGCGGTAAGACCATCTCAATTGCCGGCATCTTCCTGCCGGAGCCGCAACTGGTCGGCGCGCTGGTCTCGATCGCGGCCTTTGGCGCCCTCTATTTCTTCATCCACCGCACCGATTTCGGCCGCGCGCTGGAAGCCACCCGCGAAGATCCCGGCGCGGTGGCCCTCGTCGGCATCGACAAGAACCGCGTGTTCGCGTTCGGCTGGGGGCTTGGCGCCGCGCTGGTCGGCCTCGCCGGCGCGATCATGGCGGTGTTCTTCTACATCTATCCGGACGTCGGCGCCTCCTTCGCGCTGATCGCCTATGTCACGGTGGCGCTCGGCGGCTTCGGCAGCGTGTTCGGCGCCTTCGCCGGCGGCATCATCGTCGGCCTCGTCGAGGCGGTCACGGCCCTCGTGCTGCCGCCCTCGCTGAAGTCGGTCGGGATCTACGCCGTCTATCTCCTGGTCGTGTTCATTCGGCCGCGCGGCCTGTTCGGATCGATCTGA